DNA from Actinoplanes sp. SE50/110:
TCGACCGAAGCGTCGATCAGAGGATTGAGCGACACGCGCTCCTGGCCGAGGTCGAGGTTTGGTTCCATAGGACCTTCGAGTGCAGCACTCCGTCGGGTGTCCTGCCGATAACGCATGAGGAGTCGTTGCCACCGCCGGTCCTCGATGCCGCGGGCCCAGCGGAGTCTTGGTGGTATGACCGTGACGTCGCCGTTCAAGCACAACTCACCGGATGGCCCGCAGAACGGGACCGCTGGACCGTGCGCTACTTCGCCAGAACACCGCAGCTGGCAGCTGCTGCCAATCCAACCGTCTATGCCGCGGTGGGCCACGAAACGGTTCCCGCAACCTGGTGCACCATATGCTCGCGAGCGGTTTCTCCCGGAAAGACGTGCACACGCTAACCAGAGACCAACGACGCACTCTCATAGCCGCGGATAGAAGGAGAAGGGAGCTGGCCGAGCTTGAGCTTGCCCGCGACATCACCAATCACCTGAGCCGAATCCACGCTCCGCGATAGCCCTAGCGGCCGGGCGAGTCCCATTGTCAGTCGCACGCCGAACAAGTAGGGCCAGCGCCCGCTCCACGATCGCCTGATCGGTGCCGGTCAGCCGGCCGGAGTGCTGCCGGAGATGCCCGGCCCAGATCAGCACCAGAAGGACCTCGACGGTTCCGGCATGGGCCCCCGCCTCTCGCAGCCGTTGTCCGTGACCGGATGGCCGGTCGCGGGGCGGTAGATTGCCCCGATGATCAACTCGCAGCCGCTCCCGGCCGAACGTGTACTTGAGATCGCCGCCCCGATGCTCAACGAGGTGGGCGGGAACTGGCGACTCGCCGAGGGTCCGATGCTGCGCTCCGGGTCGATGGGTGTCCGGCTACTGCCCGCGGACAACGCCGACCCCAGGCATCTGGACCTGGAGATCCTGCTGAACGCCGACCGCCCGGACGTGCCGACGATCACCGACTGCACCCTGGGTCTCGCCGCGGATCCGGTGGAGGGAGCCCGGCAGGCGATCGGCGCGTGGATCGCGACCACTGTGGTCACCGTGCTGGAGATGGTGGAGCAGCAGGGCCGGCTCGCGACCCACATCGCCGCCGACGAGGAGGGCGCCTTCCCCGGCTGGCACACCATCGTCGGGGGAATCACCGGCTGGTCCGTCGACGACTCACCGGTCAAGCAGCAGTGGATCGCCGACGAGATGCCGTGGTCGGCGCTGGCCCCGATCATCGCGCCGGCGCTGGACCGGCCGCACCTGAACGGCATCCGCCTGCTGATCGGTCAGGGCGGTGACTTCACCGAATGCGAGGTCCGGATCAACGGCCGCCGCCACGAGCCGGCCGAGGCCGCCCTGGCAGCGCTGGACTGGCCGCGCACCGAGCAGTTCGGCCTGGCTCGCACCTTCCTGCTGCTGGTGGGGCAGCACTAGACGTCCTCGGACAGCAGGTGGCTGACCTCGGGCGGACCGTCCGCCAGGGCCAGCGCCCGCTCCTCGATGGCCTGGTCGGTGCCGGTCAGCCGGCCGGAGTGCTGCCGCAGGTGCTCGTCCCAGCTGGGGACCAGATAGACCTCGACGAACCGGCCGGGCCGTTCGCCGTCGCGGAACAGGCCCCAGCGTTCCGCGCCGGTGCGCAGGCGGCTGCGCCGCACGTCGTGCATCGCCGACACGAACTCGGTCTCCCGGTCCGGGCTGATCGGGTAACCGGCCATCACCAGCACCGGTCCGTCGTGCTCGTCGGGGTCGAGTTCCAGGTGCGGCTCCGGCCAGTACACGGCCGGATCCCGGTTGAGGCCGCTGGTGTCGCGCATCGGCCAGCGGCCCAGCGTGGCCACCCCGGCCAGCATCAGCACCGCCGAAGCGACCAGCGTCGCGGGCAGCCCGGTCACGTCGGACAGGGCGCCCCAGGCGAGCGCGCCGACGGCCTGCGCGCCGGCGAACACCATCTGGTAGACGGCCAGCCCGCGGGCACGCACCCAGTTCGGCAGGAAGAGCTGCATCGCCGCGTTGACGTTGGACAGCACCATCACCCAGGCGATCCCGGCCGGCACCAGCACGATGATCACCAGGATCTCGGAGCGGGCCAGGCCGAGCACGGCCAGGATCGCGGTGAAGACGACACCGGCGATCAGCAGCAGGCGGTTCATCGACCAGCGGGCCCGCATCCGGGGCAGCAGCAGGGCGCCGACCACCGCTCCGGCGCCGACCGCGGCCAGCAGGACGCCGTAACCGCCGGAGCCGAGGCCGAGGCGGCGTTCGGCGACCAGCGGCAGCAGCGCCCACAGCGCGCTGCCGGGCACCAGGAACAGCGAGGCACGGAGCAGGATGCGCCGTACGACCGGGGAATGGCGCACGTATCGGCTGCCGGACCGCATCGCCGCGCCGAACGGTT
Protein-coding regions in this window:
- a CDS encoding DUF6348 family protein, whose protein sequence is MINSQPLPAERVLEIAAPMLNEVGGNWRLAEGPMLRSGSMGVRLLPADNADPRHLDLEILLNADRPDVPTITDCTLGLAADPVEGARQAIGAWIATTVVTVLEMVEQQGRLATHIAADEEGAFPGWHTIVGGITGWSVDDSPVKQQWIADEMPWSALAPIIAPALDRPHLNGIRLLIGQGGDFTECEVRINGRRHEPAEAALAALDWPRTEQFGLARTFLLLVGQH
- a CDS encoding MFS transporter, producing MTTEGPAAWAPLRIAAFRALWLALLASNIGTWMQTVGAQWLLVEHSGSDTLVAVVQTASTLPIVLLALPSGALADTFDRRRLLIFVQIFLAAVGVLLTVLTQAGRMPPSLLLTLTFALGAGQAMTAPAWQAVIPEMVPRSQLASASALGAISMNLARAVGPAVAGVLIAQTGTAVVFGLNTLSYAVFALVLVRWRPAAPDPAAVPEPFGAAMRSGSRYVRHSPVVRRILLRASLFLVPGSALWALLPLVAERRLGLGSGGYGVLLAAVGAGAVVGALLLPRMRARWSMNRLLLIAGVVFTAILAVLGLARSEILVIIVLVPAGIAWVMVLSNVNAAMQLFLPNWVRARGLAVYQMVFAGAQAVGALAWGALSDVTGLPATLVASAVLMLAGVATLGRWPMRDTSGLNRDPAVYWPEPHLELDPDEHDGPVLVMAGYPISPDRETEFVSAMHDVRRSRLRTGAERWGLFRDGERPGRFVEVYLVPSWDEHLRQHSGRLTGTDQAIEERALALADGPPEVSHLLSEDV